The Haloarchaeobius sp. HME9146 DNA segment CTTCTATGCGTCCCAGTTCATGCCCCGCGAGTCGGCGAACGTCCTCCTCTCCAGTTTCCTCGTGATGTACATCCCCGCACGCCTGGCGTACAGCGTGCTCGTGGAACGGGTCGGCCACCTGGACATCGTCGCCATCGTCGGGCTGGCCTCGCTGCCACTGCTCGTCATTGCCTTCGTGTTGCGTATCGAGGCGGTCTTCTTCCCGGCCGTGATGGGCCTCGGTCTGTTCGTCGCAGGGTTCTTCCCCACGCTCTCCGCGTTCGGCGTCGACACGACTCCGGAGTTCAGTGGTCCCGTGAACGCGATCGCCACCGGCGCGAACTTCCTCGGAATAACGGCCGGACCGTTCGTTGTGGGAATCTTCGCCGGTCGAGTTGGAATCACCGAAGCGATGCAGGTCATCGTGGCCATCATGGCTGGACTCGTAGCCATCACGGTTCTGACCCGATTCTCGGTCGACCGAGAGCGACGGCCAGCCGGGAGCGAATCGGTGTAGACTTCCCATTCCCGTATTTGTCTCGACCGCAACAGCTACAAGATAGACTCTATTCTAGAACGTCGTATGCAAGCAGTCCGCATAGCGGGCGTAGCCGTGACTCCGTTCGGCGAACACTCGGAACGCACCGGGAGGGACCTGTTCGCCCAGGCGAGCGACGACGCCCTGGAGGGTGCCGATATCCCTCGTACCGACATCGACGAGGTACTGTACGGCAACTTCATCGGCGAGGTCACCGAGGACCAGGGCCATCAGGGACCGCTCGTGGCGGAGGTCGCAGGAACGACCTCAGCCTCGACGCGGTTCGAGAGCGCCTGCGCGTCCGGTGGCGTGGCGATGCGTGCTGGGGTTCGGGCAGTCCGGAGCGGCGACGCCGACGTCGTCCTGGTCGGTGGGATGGAGCGGATGACGAACGTCGACGTCCATCACGCGACCGACGCCCTGGCACTGGCCGCCGACGACCTGCACGAACGCCGTGTCGGGATGACCTTCCCGGGAGCGTACGCCCTCCTCACGCGGGCCTACTTCAGGGAGTACGGCGGGTCGCGAGAGGAACTCGCAGCAGTCGCGGTGAAGAACCACGAGAACGCACTGGACAACGAGAACGCACATCTCCAGCAGGAGTTATCGATCGAGGACGTCCTGGATGCACCACCCATTGCCGAACCAGTCGGCCTGTACGACGCATGTCCCATCAGCGATGGGGCCGCTGCGGTCGTCCTGGTCAGCGACGACTACGCCGACGAGCACGACCTCGACGCGCCAGTCGCCGTCACCGGAACCGGCCAGCGCAGCGACACCCTGGCGCTCCAGCGGCGTGCGAACCGGGCCGCCACGCCCGCAACCGAACAGGCGGCAGAAGCGGCGTACGAGATGGCAGGCGTCACGGCCGCAGACATCGACGTGGTGGAGGTCCACGATTGTTTCACCATCGCAGAGGTGCTCGCCATCGAGTCACTCGGGTTCTACGAACCGGGCGAGGGTATCTCGGCAGCCGCCTCGGGCGAGACGACTCGTGATGGCGAGCTTCCGGTCAACCTCTCCGGCGGCCTGAAGGCGAAGGGGCACCCGGTCGGCGCGACCGGTGTCGCACAGATCGCAGAGCTCACCGAACTTCTGGCAGGCGAGCACGTCCACAGCGACGCGGTCCCCGAGGCCCGTGTCGGACTCGCGCACAATGCCGGTGGGACCGTCGCGAGTGCTGTCGTACATGTTTTGGAGGTGGTCGCATGAGCGAGCAACGCGAGTTCCTGCGAGTTCGCCGGGCCGCAGGTCCGGAGGTGGTCGCATGAACGCCGAGACCAGGGACGCCGGGTACGACGAGTTCCTCGACGCCATCGCCAGCGACGAGGGCTACTATCTGGCGTGTCCCGAGGGGCATGGCTCGGTTCCCCCGACCCCACGCTGCCCGGTCTGTAACGCGACGGACCTCTCCGAGGAGCCGTTGCCCAGCTCAGGCGTCATCGAAGACCAGACCCACATCCACGTCGCCGCCAGTGGCTTCGAAGGCGAGACGCCGTACGTAGTCGCCATCGCGGCGTTCGGACCGGTCACGATGACAGGGCGACTCCGTGGCGACGCGGTCGCCGACCTGGACACGGGGGCAGCGGTCGTTCCATCGGTCGAACTATCGGACACCACCGGGAGTCGGATGCTCGTCTTCCGTCCAAGCAAGTAGTACTATGCCGGTCGAGCATCCATCTGCGTCCATGCGCAAACCACTGCGGAACACCAGCCCGCTCGTTGCAGAGTCCGCGTTCGTCTCGGACATGGCGTACCTCATCGGGGACGTCGTCGTCGACGAGCGCGCGA contains these protein-coding regions:
- a CDS encoding thiolase domain-containing protein, producing MQAVRIAGVAVTPFGEHSERTGRDLFAQASDDALEGADIPRTDIDEVLYGNFIGEVTEDQGHQGPLVAEVAGTTSASTRFESACASGGVAMRAGVRAVRSGDADVVLVGGMERMTNVDVHHATDALALAADDLHERRVGMTFPGAYALLTRAYFREYGGSREELAAVAVKNHENALDNENAHLQQELSIEDVLDAPPIAEPVGLYDACPISDGAAAVVLVSDDYADEHDLDAPVAVTGTGQRSDTLALQRRANRAATPATEQAAEAAYEMAGVTAADIDVVEVHDCFTIAEVLAIESLGFYEPGEGISAAASGETTRDGELPVNLSGGLKAKGHPVGATGVAQIAELTELLAGEHVHSDAVPEARVGLAHNAGGTVASAVVHVLEVVA
- a CDS encoding Zn-ribbon domain-containing OB-fold protein is translated as MNAETRDAGYDEFLDAIASDEGYYLACPEGHGSVPPTPRCPVCNATDLSEEPLPSSGVIEDQTHIHVAASGFEGETPYVVAIAAFGPVTMTGRLRGDAVADLDTGAAVVPSVELSDTTGSRMLVFRPSK